In Leucobacter denitrificans, the genomic window AACCACTCCCATTCGGTGCGATAGTGGTGCGCTAGCAATGCCAATCGAATCGCAGAGGGGTCTGCGGCCGGTGTGCCATTGGTGCCATCGAGCAACTTGGAGACGAATACTAGGTTGCCCCGAGACTTCGACATCTTGTGTCCCTCATACGAGACGAGGGCAACGTGACAGTACGCGTGAGCGAGCGGCTTTCCAGAGATTGCGGTCGCGTGCGCGGCCGTAAATTCGTGATGCGGAAACACAAGATCTTCGCCGCCGCCCTGAACCGTGAAAAGCTCACCGAGATCTCTGCGAGCAATGACCGAGCACTCAATGTGCCACCCCGGTCGGCCGGGGCCCACCGGTGAATCCCAGCTCGGCTCACCTTCTCGCTCGGCGCGCCACAGCAGCGGATCGAGTAGGTCCCGCTTTCCCTCACGCTCCGGATCGCCACCGCGTTCGGCGCTGAAAGTTTCCATGAGGGCCCGCTCGAACGGTGCGACGTCGCCGAGTCGCCACTCAGAGGTCGACGAGGCCGCCCGAATATCAAAGTAGATGTCGTCGCCATCTGATTCGGGCGTCGGAACGCTGTAGGCATACCCTCGCTCGACCAATTGCTTCACACCGTAAGCGATCTCATCAATAACCTCAGTGACAGCGGTATATTTCGCCGGCGGAATCATTCCGAGTCTGTGCATGTCCGATCGGAAGAGCCCGACCTGCTCGTCGGCAAGATCTTTCCAGTCGACGCCCGTCGCATTTGCGCGTTCGAGCAGTGGGTCGTCGATATCGGTGATGTTTTGCGCATAAACCGTCTCGATGCCAGCATCGATCCACGCTCGTTGCATGATGTCGAAGGTGAGGTAGGTGAACGCGTGACCGAGATGCGTGGCGTCGTACGGCGTAATGCCGCACACATAGAGCGTCGCCCGACCATCTTGAATGGC contains:
- the mshC gene encoding cysteine--1-D-myo-inosityl 2-amino-2-deoxy-alpha-D-glucopyranoside ligase → MRTWTAPVVPKLPGEGTAPKLYNTASGRFEHPAIQDGRATLYVCGITPYDATHLGHAFTYLTFDIMQRAWIDAGIETVYAQNITDIDDPLLERANATGVDWKDLADEQVGLFRSDMHRLGMIPPAKYTAVTEVIDEIAYGVKQLVERGYAYSVPTPESDGDDIYFDIRAASSTSEWRLGDVAPFERALMETFSAERGGDPEREGKRDLLDPLLWRAEREGEPSWDSPVGPGRPGWHIECSVIARRDLGELFTVQGGGEDLVFPHHEFTAAHATAISGKPLAHAYCHVALVSYEGHKMSKSRGNLVFVSKLLDGTNGTPAADPSAIRLALLAHHYRTEWEWFDGELAQADRRLAAWRSGLTKVSDDPKSASAVIQQLRAALANDLDTPVMLAILDAALDQGVDRPDLIADATQALLGVTL